In the Streptomyces fradiae ATCC 10745 = DSM 40063 genome, one interval contains:
- the glmS gene encoding glutamine--fructose-6-phosphate transaminase (isomerizing): MCGIVGYVGGQSALDVVVAGLRRLEYRGYDSAGVAVLADGGLAAAKKAGKLVNLDKELAARPLPSGSTGIGHTRWATHGGPSDTNAHPHLDNAGRVAVVHNGIIENFAALRAELAERGHDLSSETDTEVVAHLLAEAHSSTADLAEAMRQVCRRLEGAFTLVALHADEPDVVVGARRNSPLVVGVGEGEAFLASDVAAFIEHTRDAIELGQDQVVEVRRDGAVVTDFHGAPAEVRSYHVDWDASAAEKGGYASFMLKEIAEQPKAVADTLLGRIDAEGSLTLDEVRIPAAVLREATKVVIVACGTAFHAGLIAKYAIEHWTRIPCEVELASEFRYRDPILDQGTLVVAISQSGETMDTLMAVRHAREQGARVLAICNTNGSTIPRESDAVLYTHAGPEVAVASTKAFLTQLVACYLVALYLGQVRGTQWGDEIRAVVRDLARIAEDVERVLQTMEPVRELARSLAGHDTVLFLGRHVGHPVALEGALKLKELAYMHAEGFAAGELKHGPIALIEEGLPVVVVVPSPRGRSVLHGKIVSNIQEIRARGARTIVIAEEGDEAVVPYADHLVRVPATPTLLQPLVSTVPLQVFACELATARGNEVDQPRNLAKSVTVE; encoded by the coding sequence ATGTGCGGAATCGTGGGATACGTCGGCGGGCAGTCGGCGCTGGATGTGGTCGTCGCGGGGCTGCGGCGGCTGGAGTACCGGGGTTACGACTCGGCCGGGGTCGCCGTCCTCGCCGACGGGGGGCTCGCCGCCGCCAAGAAGGCCGGCAAGCTCGTCAACCTCGACAAGGAGCTGGCCGCCCGGCCCCTGCCCAGCGGGTCGACCGGGATCGGGCACACCCGGTGGGCCACCCACGGCGGGCCCAGCGACACCAACGCCCACCCCCATCTGGACAACGCGGGGCGGGTCGCCGTCGTCCACAACGGCATCATCGAGAACTTCGCCGCCCTCCGGGCCGAGCTGGCCGAGCGCGGCCACGACCTGTCCTCCGAGACCGACACCGAGGTCGTCGCCCACCTCCTCGCGGAGGCCCACTCGTCCACCGCCGACCTGGCCGAGGCGATGCGGCAGGTCTGCCGCCGCCTCGAAGGGGCGTTCACCCTCGTCGCGCTGCACGCCGACGAGCCGGACGTCGTCGTCGGCGCCCGGCGCAACTCGCCGCTCGTCGTCGGCGTCGGCGAGGGCGAGGCGTTCCTCGCCTCCGACGTGGCCGCGTTCATCGAGCACACCCGCGACGCGATCGAGCTGGGCCAGGACCAGGTGGTCGAGGTGCGCCGGGACGGGGCCGTCGTCACCGACTTCCACGGGGCGCCCGCCGAGGTGCGCTCGTACCACGTCGACTGGGACGCGTCCGCCGCCGAGAAGGGCGGCTACGCCTCCTTCATGCTCAAGGAGATCGCCGAGCAGCCGAAGGCCGTCGCCGACACCCTGCTCGGCCGGATCGACGCCGAGGGCTCCCTCACGCTGGACGAGGTCCGCATCCCGGCCGCCGTGCTGCGGGAGGCCACCAAGGTGGTCATCGTCGCGTGCGGCACCGCCTTCCACGCGGGCCTCATCGCCAAGTACGCCATCGAGCACTGGACCCGCATCCCCTGCGAGGTGGAGCTGGCCAGCGAGTTCCGCTACCGGGACCCGATCCTCGACCAGGGCACCCTGGTCGTCGCCATCTCCCAGTCCGGCGAGACCATGGACACCCTCATGGCGGTGCGGCACGCCCGCGAGCAGGGCGCCCGCGTGCTGGCCATCTGCAACACCAACGGCTCCACCATCCCCCGCGAGTCCGACGCCGTGCTCTACACCCACGCCGGGCCGGAGGTCGCCGTCGCGTCCACCAAGGCGTTCCTCACCCAGCTCGTCGCCTGCTACCTCGTCGCCCTGTACCTGGGGCAGGTGCGCGGCACCCAGTGGGGCGACGAGATCCGCGCCGTCGTCCGCGACCTCGCGCGGATCGCGGAGGACGTGGAGCGGGTCCTTCAGACCATGGAGCCGGTACGGGAGCTGGCCCGGTCCCTCGCCGGCCACGACACCGTCCTCTTCCTCGGCCGGCACGTCGGCCACCCGGTCGCCCTCGAAGGCGCCCTGAAGCTGAAGGAACTGGCCTACATGCACGCCGAGGGCTTCGCCGCCGGCGAGCTGAAGCACGGCCCGATCGCCCTCATCGAGGAGGGCCTGCCGGTCGTCGTCGTGGTGCCCTCGCCGCGCGGCCGGTCCGTCCTCCACGGCAAGATCGTCTCCAACATCCAGGAGATCCGCGCGCGCGGGGCCCGCACCATCGTCATCGCGGAGGAGGGCGACGAGGCCGTCGTGCCGTACGCCGACCACCTCGTCCGCGTGCCCGCCACGCCGACGCTCCTGCAGCCCCTCGTCTCCACCGTGCCGCTGCAGGTCTTCGCCTGCGAACTGGCGACCGCGCGCGGCAACGAGGTCGACCAGCCGCGCAACCTCGCGAAGTCGGTCACCGTCGAATGA
- a CDS encoding bifunctional ADP-dependent NAD(P)H-hydrate dehydratase/NAD(P)H-hydrate epimerase: MRTAYRVQDVRAAEAALMARLPEGALMRRAAAGLAAACAGLLGRVYGARVVLLVGSGDNGGDALYAGARLARRGAGVSAVALGGRVHEAGLAALLAAGGRLAPDPYAALARADLVLDGITGIGGRGGLRPEAVPVVRAARESGAVVVAVDLPSGVDADTGAVEGEAVRADATVTFGAYKPGLLVDPARAYAGAVRLVDIGLGGLLPAAAELEALQHADVARLLPVPGAESDKYRRGVVGVVAGSARYPGAAVLAVAGALRGGAGAVRYVGPAGGAVLARYPETLVHPGPPGGAGRVQAWVIGPGLGDTPGVDDVLASDAPVLVDADGLRLLDPAAVRARPAPTLLTPHAGEAAALLGTARDEVEARRLEAVRELAGRYGATVLLKGSTTLVADPSPGVPVRVNPTGTPWLATAGSGDVLSGLTGSLLAAGLAARDAASAGAYLHGLAARRAAARGVYGADGADGAGADGSGAVGAHVAHGAGPAPAAGAAPLTAHEVAEALPGTWRDVQGGGGRG, translated from the coding sequence ATGCGTACCGCGTATCGCGTCCAGGACGTACGGGCGGCCGAGGCCGCGCTGATGGCCCGGCTCCCCGAGGGGGCCCTGATGCGGCGGGCGGCGGCCGGTCTCGCCGCCGCCTGCGCCGGACTGCTGGGGCGGGTGTACGGGGCGCGGGTCGTCCTCCTCGTCGGCAGCGGCGACAACGGCGGTGACGCCCTGTACGCCGGGGCGCGGCTCGCCCGGCGCGGCGCCGGCGTGTCGGCGGTGGCCCTGGGCGGGCGGGTCCACGAGGCCGGGCTGGCCGCGCTGCTGGCGGCCGGGGGGCGACTCGCCCCCGACCCGTACGCCGCGCTGGCCCGCGCCGACCTCGTGCTGGACGGCATCACCGGGATCGGCGGGCGCGGCGGGCTGCGCCCGGAAGCCGTGCCGGTGGTGCGGGCCGCGCGGGAGTCCGGCGCCGTCGTGGTGGCCGTGGACCTGCCGAGCGGGGTGGACGCCGACACCGGCGCCGTGGAGGGCGAGGCCGTCCGGGCCGACGCGACCGTGACCTTCGGCGCGTACAAGCCGGGGCTGCTGGTGGACCCGGCGCGCGCGTACGCGGGCGCGGTGCGGCTGGTCGACATCGGCCTCGGCGGGCTGCTGCCGGCCGCCGCGGAACTGGAGGCGCTCCAGCACGCGGACGTGGCGCGGCTGCTGCCCGTCCCCGGCGCGGAGAGCGACAAGTACCGGCGCGGGGTCGTGGGCGTCGTCGCCGGGTCGGCGCGCTATCCGGGCGCGGCCGTGCTGGCCGTCGCGGGCGCGCTGCGCGGCGGGGCCGGGGCGGTGCGGTACGTGGGGCCGGCGGGCGGCGCGGTGCTGGCCCGGTACCCGGAGACGCTGGTCCACCCCGGTCCGCCCGGCGGGGCGGGGCGCGTCCAGGCGTGGGTGATCGGGCCGGGCCTCGGGGACACACCGGGCGTGGACGACGTGCTGGCGTCCGACGCGCCGGTCCTCGTCGACGCGGACGGGCTGCGGCTGCTGGACCCGGCGGCGGTGCGGGCGCGCCCGGCGCCGACCCTGCTGACCCCGCACGCGGGCGAGGCCGCGGCCCTGCTGGGCACCGCCCGCGACGAGGTGGAGGCCCGGCGGCTGGAGGCCGTGCGGGAACTGGCGGGGCGGTACGGGGCGACGGTGCTGCTGAAGGGCTCCACCACGCTGGTCGCCGACCCGTCGCCCGGCGTGCCGGTGCGCGTGAACCCGACCGGTACGCCCTGGCTGGCGACGGCGGGCAGCGGTGACGTGCTGTCGGGGCTGACGGGCTCGCTGCTGGCGGCCGGGCTGGCGGCGCGTGACGCGGCGTCGGCGGGCGCGTACCTGCACGGGCTGGCGGCGCGGCGGGCGGCGGCGCGTGGGGTGTATGGGGCTGATGGGGCTGATGGGGCGGGGGCTGATGGGTCGGGGGCGGTCGGGGCTCATGTGGCGCACGGGGCGGGGCCCGCTCCCGCCGCCGGGGCGGCGCCGCTGACGGCCCACGAGGTGGCGGAGGCGCTGCCGGGCACGTGGCGGGACGTGCAGGGGGGCGGGGGCCGGGGCTGA
- a CDS encoding holo-ACP synthase codes for MIIGVGIDVAEIDRFAEALERTPQLAERLFIERELYLPSGERRGVASLAARFAAKEAVAKALGAPGGLHWTDAEVYVEASGQPRLRVRGTVAARAAELGVRHWHVSLSHDAGVASAVVIAEG; via the coding sequence ATGATCATCGGGGTGGGGATCGACGTCGCCGAGATCGACCGCTTCGCGGAGGCGCTGGAGCGCACCCCGCAACTGGCCGAACGGCTGTTCATCGAGCGGGAGCTGTACCTGCCGAGCGGGGAGCGGCGGGGCGTCGCCTCGCTCGCCGCGCGGTTCGCCGCGAAGGAGGCCGTCGCCAAGGCCCTCGGCGCGCCCGGCGGGCTGCACTGGACGGACGCCGAGGTGTACGTGGAGGCGAGCGGGCAGCCCCGGCTGCGGGTGCGCGGCACGGTCGCCGCGCGCGCCGCCGAACTGGGCGTGCGGCACTGGCACGTGTCGCTCAGTCATGACGCGGGGGTGGCGTCCGCCGTGGTGATCGCGGAGGGTTGA